The Bacteroidota bacterium genome contains a region encoding:
- a CDS encoding M1 family metallopeptidase, with product MRKTFLQVLICLLFQHVSFAQTSVTPGYTYRSSVNPYYWKNRKPNPEYWQQDVHYTIDATLDEKLGIIDGSEVLEYSNNSLDELQFVYFHLYQNAFQPGSYADNLMLNNGVKTKWSAYEAQKLGTTISKLEQNGVILKTELDNTILKVYLNTPLKPGETTQFEIDFVTHFGEGATRRRMKKFASFGSTAFNGTHWYPRISVYDRKFGWDTQQHLGREFYGDFGAFDVSLNFASNYIVEATGMLQNSDEVMPDSLRQKLDIKNFAHKPWNSKPSVVIPYQASQRKIWKYNAMNVHDFAFTASPNYRIGEKMWNGVHVIALVQEPHAALWQNAAEYAAKIIQVNSTDFGMFAYPKLVVADAEDGMEYPMLTLDGGYDPSYRQLLAHEIGHNWFFAMVGNNETYRPALDEGFTQFLTAWALEKIDGKYLVEFPPKSKYEKKYTRPTEARYERVYKSYVKDALKNETQQLNTHSDDFNGALGQGGGYKEVYYKTAAMLYNLQYVLGDSLFLKAMQHYVNQWQIAHPYFEDFRNSIIEFTKVDLNWFFDEWLETTKTIDYAVTSVKKTENKGEYCIRFTRREAAQMPIDFRIISKKNTIYDYHVPNTWFQKKPML from the coding sequence GTGAGAAAAACTTTTTTACAAGTGCTGATTTGCTTGCTTTTTCAGCATGTTTCGTTCGCCCAAACTTCAGTTACACCCGGCTATACCTATCGCTCAAGCGTGAATCCCTATTATTGGAAAAATCGAAAACCCAATCCCGAATATTGGCAGCAAGATGTGCATTATACCATTGATGCTACACTCGATGAAAAGCTCGGCATCATTGATGGATCTGAAGTATTAGAGTACTCCAATAATTCACTGGATGAATTGCAGTTTGTGTATTTTCACCTTTACCAAAATGCTTTTCAACCCGGCTCTTATGCTGATAATTTGATGCTAAACAATGGTGTAAAAACCAAGTGGAGCGCATACGAAGCACAAAAATTAGGTACCACCATTTCCAAATTGGAGCAAAATGGAGTGATATTAAAAACCGAACTCGATAATACTATTTTAAAGGTTTACTTAAACACGCCACTAAAACCGGGAGAAACAACACAGTTCGAAATTGATTTTGTAACCCATTTTGGGGAAGGTGCAACGCGGCGAAGAATGAAAAAATTCGCTTCTTTTGGCAGCACCGCTTTTAATGGAACGCACTGGTACCCGAGAATAAGCGTGTATGATCGAAAATTTGGTTGGGATACGCAACAACATTTGGGCAGAGAATTTTACGGTGATTTTGGAGCCTTTGACGTAAGCTTAAATTTTGCATCAAATTACATTGTAGAAGCCACCGGTATGTTGCAAAACAGTGACGAAGTTATGCCGGATTCACTTCGACAAAAACTCGATATTAAAAATTTTGCACATAAGCCATGGAATAGCAAACCTTCAGTAGTTATTCCATATCAAGCCTCCCAGCGAAAAATTTGGAAGTATAATGCAATGAATGTGCATGATTTTGCATTTACAGCAAGCCCTAATTATCGCATAGGCGAAAAAATGTGGAACGGTGTTCATGTAATTGCATTGGTGCAGGAACCACACGCAGCTTTATGGCAAAATGCAGCGGAGTATGCTGCTAAAATTATTCAAGTTAACTCAACCGATTTTGGAATGTTTGCCTATCCTAAATTGGTTGTTGCCGATGCAGAAGATGGAATGGAATACCCCATGCTTACGCTGGATGGCGGCTATGATCCTAGCTACCGGCAATTGCTCGCACATGAAATTGGTCACAATTGGTTTTTTGCCATGGTGGGTAACAACGAAACCTACCGTCCCGCTTTGGACGAGGGATTTACACAGTTTTTGACAGCATGGGCACTCGAAAAAATTGACGGTAAATATTTGGTAGAATTCCCTCCTAAATCAAAATATGAAAAAAAATATACGCGCCCAACTGAAGCCCGTTATGAGCGGGTCTACAAATCGTATGTTAAGGATGCACTTAAAAATGAAACCCAACAATTAAATACCCATTCCGATGATTTTAACGGTGCGCTTGGACAAGGGGGTGGTTATAAGGAGGTGTATTATAAAACCGCTGCCATGTTGTATAATTTGCAATATGTGTTGGGCGATAGTTTGTTTTTAAAAGCCATGCAACACTACGTAAATCAATGGCAAATTGCACATCCTTATTTTGAAGATTTTAGAAATTCAATAATTGAATTTACTAAAGTAGATTTAAATTGGTTTTTTGACGAATGGCTCGAAACTACCAAGACCATTGATTATGCAGTAACTTCCGTAAAAAAAACAGAGAATAAGGGAGAGTACTGCATCCGGTTTACGCGAAGGGAAGCTGCACAAATGCCAATTGACTTTAGGATAATATCAAAGAAAAATACCATTTATGATTATCATGTTCCCAATACCTGGTTTCAGAAAAAACCGATGCTATAA